In Populus alba chromosome 1, ASM523922v2, whole genome shotgun sequence, a single window of DNA contains:
- the LOC118055552 gene encoding uncharacterized protein isoform X1 — translation MEESSEVHSEENRVSLEKNLKRTVKTPAQVIALESFYNEHKYPTEEMKSELADRIGLTEKQISSWFCHRRLKDKRLKDEGYTNGRQDRSSSILHDRGSGLRQDSCGSTKQGDYRNIDPREVESQRLYGQDFHTADVTYDRTSHYTGNVSGIDDISSGSSSSLQDKFASQREDPYDTETSKYLAQNGASMPLIPKGAESFGYKPSGYLKVKGEIENAAITAVKMQLGRHYKEDGPPLGVDFQSLPPSAFASPSRDPVNGPIYVGDLVRMRSPDVPGVRKQPSLSGRYEVYSTKMSSHDSYTEGANCNPDHGSDSHERKSRHHLEQKSTYNGSNSNAGGNSIMDMPDDLAGETSVYRSKRNYRTSSKHDFEGRRSDSFATHHAPRGRREKTEAWLHDCDNDKPKIARRNDYMSKPSHSILGPGKSLVTEERAPFTKTEKEEKLYGEMKRMKGSHDSVRVKRHPRDETAVAKRFRADFPQREHVTKASVSGMHQRTNLTEGSVMERPSSFSEDETAETSSSAE, via the exons ATGGAAG AATCAAGTGAAGTGCATTCTGAAGAGAATAGAGTTTCTCTAGAGAAGAATTTAAAAAGGACAGTCAAGACGCCAGCCCAGGTTATTGCTTTGGAGAGCTTTTATAATG AGCACAAATATCCTACGGAGGAAATGAAATCAGAACTTGCAGACCGAATTGGATTGACAGAAAAGCAAATATCTAGCTGGTTTTGCCACAGAAGGTTAAAAGACAAAAGATTGAAGGATGAAGGATACACTAATGGACGACAAGATCGGTCTAGCAGTATTCTTCATGATCGTGGTAGTGGATTGAGGCAAGATTCATGTGGCAGTACTAAACAAGGTGATTATAGGAATATTGATCCAAGGGAAGTTGAAAGCCAGAGACTTTATGGTCAAGATTTTCATACTGCTGATGTCACCTATGACCGTACAAGTCACTATACAGGGAATGTTAGCGGCATTGATGATATATCTTCAGGAAGTAGCTCATCGTTGCAAGATAAGTTTGCTTCTCAAAGAGAGGATCCTTATGATACAGAAACCTCAAAGTACCTAGCACAGAATGGAGCTTCCATGCCATTAATTCCCAAGGGTGCTGAGAGTTTTGGGTATAAACCATCAGGATATTTGAAagtgaagggtgaaattgagaaTGCTGCTATTACTGCTGTCAAGATGCAATTGGGCAGGCATTATAAGGAGGATGGTCCACCTCTTGGTGTTGACTTCCAGTCACTCCCTCCTAGTGCATTTGCATCCCCAAGTAGAGATCCAGTCAATG GACCAATCTATGTAGGAGATCTTGTTCGGATGCGTTCTCCTGATGTTCCTGGAGTTCGAAAGCAACCCAGTCTCAGTGGT AGATATGAAGTATATAGCACCAAGATGAGTTCTCATGATTCATATACAGAGGGAGCAAATTGTAATCCCGACCATGGATCCGATTCTCATGAGAGAAAATCCCGCCACCATCTAGAACAGAAGTCTACCTATAATGGTTCCAATTCTAATGCAGGTGGGAACTCTATTATGGATATGCCTGATGATCTTGCTGGTGAAACGTCAGTCTATAGAAGCAaaagaaattataggacaagCTCTAAGCATGATTTTGAAGGGAGAAGATCAGATTCTTTTGCAACCCATCATGCCCCTCGTGGTAGGAGAGAAAAGACAGAAGCTTGGTTGCATGATTGTGATAATGACAAACCTAAGATAGCTCGAAGGAACGACTACATGTCTAAGCCTTCACACTCGATTCTTGGACCTGGAAAATCTCTTGTTACAGAGGAGAGAGCACCATTTACAAAGACGGAAAAG GAGGAAAAGCTTTATGGAGAAATGAAGAGAATGAAAGGCTCGCATGATTCAGTTAGAGTAAAGAGGCATCCGAGAGATGAAACAGCT GTTGCAAAGAGATTCAGAGCTGACTTTCCACAGCGAGAACATGTGACAAAAGCATCAGTTTCTGGTATGCACCAAAGAACAAATCTGACTGAAGG GTCTGTCATGGAGAGGCCATCTAGTTTCAGCGAGGATGAAACTGCAGAAACCAGTTCTTCAGCAGAATGA
- the LOC118055552 gene encoding uncharacterized protein isoform X2: MEESSEVHSEENRVSLEKNLKRTVKTPAQVIALESFYNEHKYPTEEMKSELADRIGLTEKQISSWFCHRRLKDKRLKDEGYTNGRQDRSSSILHDRGSGLRQDSCGSTKQGDYRNIDPREVESQRLYGQDFHTADVTYDRTSHYTGNVSGIDDISSGSSSSLQDKFASQREDPYDTETSKYLAQNGASMPLIPKGAESFGYKPSGYLKVKGEIENAAITAVKMQLGRHYKEDGPPLGVDFQSLPPSAFASPSRDPVNGPIYVGDLVRMRSPDVPGVRKQPSLSGRYEVYSTKMSSHDSYTEGANCNPDHGSDSHERKSRHHLEQKSTYNGSNSNAGGNSIMDMPDDLAGETSVYRSKRNYRTSSKHDFEGRRSDSFATHHAPRGRREKTEAWLHDCDNDKPKIARRNDYMSKPSHSILGPGKSLVTEERAPFTKTEKEEKLYGEMKRMKGSHDSVRVKRHPRDETAVAKRFRADFPQREHVTKASVSGMHQRTNLTEG, from the exons ATGGAAG AATCAAGTGAAGTGCATTCTGAAGAGAATAGAGTTTCTCTAGAGAAGAATTTAAAAAGGACAGTCAAGACGCCAGCCCAGGTTATTGCTTTGGAGAGCTTTTATAATG AGCACAAATATCCTACGGAGGAAATGAAATCAGAACTTGCAGACCGAATTGGATTGACAGAAAAGCAAATATCTAGCTGGTTTTGCCACAGAAGGTTAAAAGACAAAAGATTGAAGGATGAAGGATACACTAATGGACGACAAGATCGGTCTAGCAGTATTCTTCATGATCGTGGTAGTGGATTGAGGCAAGATTCATGTGGCAGTACTAAACAAGGTGATTATAGGAATATTGATCCAAGGGAAGTTGAAAGCCAGAGACTTTATGGTCAAGATTTTCATACTGCTGATGTCACCTATGACCGTACAAGTCACTATACAGGGAATGTTAGCGGCATTGATGATATATCTTCAGGAAGTAGCTCATCGTTGCAAGATAAGTTTGCTTCTCAAAGAGAGGATCCTTATGATACAGAAACCTCAAAGTACCTAGCACAGAATGGAGCTTCCATGCCATTAATTCCCAAGGGTGCTGAGAGTTTTGGGTATAAACCATCAGGATATTTGAAagtgaagggtgaaattgagaaTGCTGCTATTACTGCTGTCAAGATGCAATTGGGCAGGCATTATAAGGAGGATGGTCCACCTCTTGGTGTTGACTTCCAGTCACTCCCTCCTAGTGCATTTGCATCCCCAAGTAGAGATCCAGTCAATG GACCAATCTATGTAGGAGATCTTGTTCGGATGCGTTCTCCTGATGTTCCTGGAGTTCGAAAGCAACCCAGTCTCAGTGGT AGATATGAAGTATATAGCACCAAGATGAGTTCTCATGATTCATATACAGAGGGAGCAAATTGTAATCCCGACCATGGATCCGATTCTCATGAGAGAAAATCCCGCCACCATCTAGAACAGAAGTCTACCTATAATGGTTCCAATTCTAATGCAGGTGGGAACTCTATTATGGATATGCCTGATGATCTTGCTGGTGAAACGTCAGTCTATAGAAGCAaaagaaattataggacaagCTCTAAGCATGATTTTGAAGGGAGAAGATCAGATTCTTTTGCAACCCATCATGCCCCTCGTGGTAGGAGAGAAAAGACAGAAGCTTGGTTGCATGATTGTGATAATGACAAACCTAAGATAGCTCGAAGGAACGACTACATGTCTAAGCCTTCACACTCGATTCTTGGACCTGGAAAATCTCTTGTTACAGAGGAGAGAGCACCATTTACAAAGACGGAAAAG GAGGAAAAGCTTTATGGAGAAATGAAGAGAATGAAAGGCTCGCATGATTCAGTTAGAGTAAAGAGGCATCCGAGAGATGAAACAGCT GTTGCAAAGAGATTCAGAGCTGACTTTCCACAGCGAGAACATGTGACAAAAGCATCAGTTTCTGGTATGCACCAAAGAACAAATCTGACTGAAGGGTAG
- the LOC118055552 gene encoding uncharacterized protein isoform X3 yields MEESSEVHSEENRVSLEKNLKRTVKTPAQVIALESFYNEHKYPTEEMKSELADRIGLTEKQISSWFCHRRLKDKRLKDEGYTNGRQDRSSSILHDRGSGLRQDSCGSTKQGDYRNIDPREVESQRLYGQDFHTADVTYDRTSHYTGNVSGIDDISSGSSSSLQDKFASQREDPYDTETSKYLAQNGASMPLIPKGAESFGYKPSGYLKVKGEIENAAITAVKMQLGRHYKEDGPPLGVDFQSLPPSAFASPSRDPVNGPIYVGDLVRMRSPDVPGVRKQPSLSGRYEVYSTKMSSHDSYTEGANCNPDHGSDSHERKSRHHLEQKSTYNGSNSNAGGNSIMDMPDDLAGETSVYRSKRNYRTSSKHDFEGRRSDSFATHHAPRGRREKTEAWLHDCDNDKPKIARRNDYMSKPSHSILGPGKSLVTEERAPFTKTEKEEKLYGEMKRMKGSHDSVRVKRHPRDETAVSL; encoded by the exons ATGGAAG AATCAAGTGAAGTGCATTCTGAAGAGAATAGAGTTTCTCTAGAGAAGAATTTAAAAAGGACAGTCAAGACGCCAGCCCAGGTTATTGCTTTGGAGAGCTTTTATAATG AGCACAAATATCCTACGGAGGAAATGAAATCAGAACTTGCAGACCGAATTGGATTGACAGAAAAGCAAATATCTAGCTGGTTTTGCCACAGAAGGTTAAAAGACAAAAGATTGAAGGATGAAGGATACACTAATGGACGACAAGATCGGTCTAGCAGTATTCTTCATGATCGTGGTAGTGGATTGAGGCAAGATTCATGTGGCAGTACTAAACAAGGTGATTATAGGAATATTGATCCAAGGGAAGTTGAAAGCCAGAGACTTTATGGTCAAGATTTTCATACTGCTGATGTCACCTATGACCGTACAAGTCACTATACAGGGAATGTTAGCGGCATTGATGATATATCTTCAGGAAGTAGCTCATCGTTGCAAGATAAGTTTGCTTCTCAAAGAGAGGATCCTTATGATACAGAAACCTCAAAGTACCTAGCACAGAATGGAGCTTCCATGCCATTAATTCCCAAGGGTGCTGAGAGTTTTGGGTATAAACCATCAGGATATTTGAAagtgaagggtgaaattgagaaTGCTGCTATTACTGCTGTCAAGATGCAATTGGGCAGGCATTATAAGGAGGATGGTCCACCTCTTGGTGTTGACTTCCAGTCACTCCCTCCTAGTGCATTTGCATCCCCAAGTAGAGATCCAGTCAATG GACCAATCTATGTAGGAGATCTTGTTCGGATGCGTTCTCCTGATGTTCCTGGAGTTCGAAAGCAACCCAGTCTCAGTGGT AGATATGAAGTATATAGCACCAAGATGAGTTCTCATGATTCATATACAGAGGGAGCAAATTGTAATCCCGACCATGGATCCGATTCTCATGAGAGAAAATCCCGCCACCATCTAGAACAGAAGTCTACCTATAATGGTTCCAATTCTAATGCAGGTGGGAACTCTATTATGGATATGCCTGATGATCTTGCTGGTGAAACGTCAGTCTATAGAAGCAaaagaaattataggacaagCTCTAAGCATGATTTTGAAGGGAGAAGATCAGATTCTTTTGCAACCCATCATGCCCCTCGTGGTAGGAGAGAAAAGACAGAAGCTTGGTTGCATGATTGTGATAATGACAAACCTAAGATAGCTCGAAGGAACGACTACATGTCTAAGCCTTCACACTCGATTCTTGGACCTGGAAAATCTCTTGTTACAGAGGAGAGAGCACCATTTACAAAGACGGAAAAG GAGGAAAAGCTTTATGGAGAAATGAAGAGAATGAAAGGCTCGCATGATTCAGTTAGAGTAAAGAGGCATCCGAGAGATGAAACAGCTGTGAGTTTATAA